The sequence AATCAACATTGACTGACCTCCAAAATGATATTGTCAATCAGCCGTGTTTTGCCGATGCGCACTGCTAACGCCAAGAGCGCCTTATCCTCCAGTCGTTCCATATCCTGCAGGCTGGGATAATGGTATATTTCCGCATAATCGAGCTCAGCCAAGGGTTCCTGTTCTAAAACTGCCAAAACCGCTTCTCTTATCGCCTTACTGTCATACTCGCCGCCTGCGACCAACTTTTCCGCCCGGCAAAGACTGCGGTACAGTATCAGGGCGGCTTGGCGTTCCTGGGGTGAGAGATACATATTGCGGGAACTCAGCGCCAGGCCATCATTTTCGCGTACAATAGGCACTATCTCAATAGCGGCATTCAGGTTCAGATCCTGAGCCATGCGTTTCAGCACCAGCGCTTGCTGGGCATCTTTTTGGCCAAAATAAGCCTTGTCCGGCTGGACAATATTTAAAAGCTTGAGCACCACCGTCGTCACT is a genomic window of Acetonema longum DSM 6540 containing:
- the panC gene encoding pantoate--beta-alanine ligase, which gives rise to MHIMESVPAMKQYVKDNRRLGKKIGFVPTMGALHEGHLTLMRQGKKDCDVVIASIFVNPVQFGPNEDFDRYPRDLQGDSEKAARAGVDAIFHPSAREMYPEGYATYVNVEGMTEKLCGSSRPGHFRGVTTVVLKLLNIVQPDKAYFGQKDAQQALVLKRMAQDLNLNAAIEIVPIVRENDGLALSSRNMYLSPQERQAALILYRSLCRAEKLVAGGEYDSKAIREAVLAVLEQEPLAELDYAEIYHYPSLQDMERLEDKALLALAVRIGKTRLIDNIILEVSQC